The following coding sequences lie in one Apium graveolens cultivar Ventura chromosome 1, ASM990537v1, whole genome shotgun sequence genomic window:
- the LOC141674317 gene encoding large ribosomal subunit protein eL30-like isoform X1, which translates to MVAGKKTKKTHESINNRLALVMKSGKYTLGYKTVLESLRSSKGKLIIISNNCPPLRKSEIEYYAMLAKVGVHHYNGSKFTRIYPCYFYMKCWLNCYHLMILPCVFVLLTVRN; encoded by the exons ATGGTAGCCGGAAAGAAGACG AAGAAGACTCATGAGAGCATTAACAACAGGCTAGCTCTTGTAATGAAGAGTGGTAAATACACTCTTGGTTACAAAACTGTGCTTGAGTCTCTCAGAAGCTCTAAAG GTAAATTGATCATAATATCGAACAATTGCCCACCATTGAGGAAATCTGAGATTGAATACTATGCCATGCTTGCAAAGGTTGGAGTGCACCACTACAATGGAAGTAAATTTACGAGGATTTATCCCTGCTATTTTTATATGAAATGTTGGCTGAATTGTTACCATTTGATGATTTTGCCTTGCGTCTTTGTCTTACTCACTGTTAGAAATTAA
- the LOC141674317 gene encoding large ribosomal subunit protein eL30-like isoform X2: MVAGKKTKKTHESINNRLALVMKSGKYTLGYKTVLESLRSSKGKLIIISNNCPPLRKSEIEYYAMLAKATEIGKAANAWQI; the protein is encoded by the exons ATGGTAGCCGGAAAGAAGACG AAGAAGACTCATGAGAGCATTAACAACAGGCTAGCTCTTGTAATGAAGAGTGGTAAATACACTCTTGGTTACAAAACTGTGCTTGAGTCTCTCAGAAGCTCTAAAG GTAAATTGATCATAATATCGAACAATTGCCCACCATTGAGGAAATCTGAGATTGAATACTATGCCATGCTTGCAAAG GCTACTGAGATTGGAAAGGCAGCTAACGCATGGCAAATTTGA